A region from the Cannabis sativa cultivar Pink pepper isolate KNU-18-1 chromosome 9, ASM2916894v1, whole genome shotgun sequence genome encodes:
- the LOC133031396 gene encoding uncharacterized protein LOC133031396, which translates to MGMMNKAIKGGKFKVNRFYIELIGAAKIDYAATVWHKFIIPKQRFIFWQIINEHLLTRDHLSRFMTIPSDLCVVCERDVETHNHLFVDCIYTRKLVDSVETWAGCLSWPKSFRELQERKCLAKPDLAELIMNAIYSATLYQLWRNRNDCLFNAICHLVSFLSKEIKCMVKARVVGFHCNNAKGKDSYIWRVVNSW; encoded by the coding sequence ATGGGCATGATGAACAAGGCGATAAAAGGGGGTAAGTTCAAAGTTAACAGATTTTATATTGAACTGATTGGGGCAGCTAAGATTGACTATGCTGCTACTGTTTGGCACAAGTTTATTATCCCTAAACAGAGGTTCATTTTCTGGCAAATCATCAATGAACATCTGCTCACCCGTGATCATTTGAGCAGATTTATGACCATTCCCTCGGATCTTTGTGTGGTTTGTGAGAGAGATGTAGAAACTCATAACCATTTGTTTGTGGATTGCATTTATACCAGGAAACTTGTTGATAGTGTGGAAACTTGGGCTGGCTGTTTGAGTTGGCCGAAAAGCTTCAGGGAGTTGCAGGAGAGAAAGTGCCTAGCCAAACCCGACCTGGCTGAGTTGATTATGAATGCTATCTATTCAGCTACTCTTTACCAGTTGTGGAGAAACAGGAATGATTGTCTCTTTAATGCTATTTGTCACTTAGTTTCTTTTCTTAGTAAAGAGATTAAATGTATGGTTAAGGCTAGAGTAGTTGGGTTTCATTGTAACAATGCAAAAGGAAAAGATAGTTATATATGGAGGGTAGTGAATAGTTGGTAG